Proteins from a genomic interval of Lolium perenne isolate Kyuss_39 chromosome 1, Kyuss_2.0, whole genome shotgun sequence:
- the LOC127327671 gene encoding RNA demethylase ALKBH9B-like, translating to MSSPPPLLSDEGMNRVRRKKDFSHMDRVNGRPVNILQGLELHTAVFSPEEQRAIVAAVLDLQDRGRRGLLRERTYSEPRKWMRGKGRATIQFGCCYNYAVDRDGNPPGIVRDSAVDPLPPLLAAMVRRLVLWRVLPRACVPDSCIVNIYDVDDCIPPHVDSHDFLRPFCTASFLADCDILFGRSLRVLGPGEFGGAGSTAINLPAGSVLVLGGNGADVAKHCVPAVPAKRISITFRKMDAGKVPFGFTPHAMLQNLSAAAPPAVLRPGMATTPPKNTGAAEEQSPGGVPFSLSTDEFPSLGASSPAVRPAMASTPLYYRPQSTGAAHQESQSAAARAATPKQQQQAATPLNKHQAAPVTAGQSPGGVPSFGLSTDEFPALGASLASGRRRPGRR from the exons atgtcgtcgccgccgccgctgctgtcCGACGAGGGCATGAACCGGGTGCGCCGCAAGAAGGACTTCTCCCACATGGACCGCGTGAACGGCCGCCCGGTCAACATCCTCCAGGGCCTCGAGCTCCACACCGCCGTCTTCTCCCCGGAAGAGCAGCGCGCCATCGTCGCCGCCGTCCTCGACCTCCAGGACCGCGGCCGGCGCGGCCTACTCCGAG AGCGGACCTACTCGGAGCCGCGCAAGTGGATGCGCGGCAAGGGCCGGGCCACCATCCAGTTCGGCTGCTGCTACAACTACGCCGTCGACCGGGACGGCAACCCGCCGGGCATCGTGCGGGACTCCGCTGTCGACCCGCTCCCGCCGCTGCTCGCCGCCATGGTCCGGCGCCTGGTCCTCTGGCGCGTGCTCCCGCGGGCCTGCGTGCCCGACAGCTGCATCGTCAACATCTACGACGTGGACGACTGCATCCCGCCCCACGTCGACAGCCACGACTTCCTCCGCCCCTTCTGCACCGCCTCCTTTCTCGCCGACTGCGACATCCTCTTCGGGAGGAGCCTCAGGGTGCTCGGGCCCGGGGAGTTCGGCGGGGCCGGGTCAACGGCCATCAACCTCCCCGCGGGCTCCGTGCTCGTGCTCGGCGGCAACGGCGCCGACGTTGCCAAGCACTGCGTGCCCGCCGTGCCTGCCAAGAGGATCTCGATCACCTTCAGAAAGATGGACGCCGGCAAGGTCCCGTTCGGGTTCACCCCTCACGCAATGCTGCAGAACCTTTCCGCTGCGGCGCCGCCTGCAGTTCTCCGGCCAGGAATGGCGACCACGCCCCCGAAGAACACAGGAGCAGCCGAGGAGCAGAGCCCAGGCGGCGTGCCTTTCAGCCTCTCCACCGACGAGTTCCCGTCTCTTGGCGCCTCGTCGCCTGCGGTGCGGCCAGCAATGGCGAGCACGCCTCTTTACTACCGGCCGCAGAGCACAGGAGCGGCACATCAGGAGAGCCAAAGCGCGGCCGCGAGAGCTGCGACGcctaagcagcagcagcaagcggcGACCCCTCTCAACAAGCATCAGGCTGCTCCTGTCACGGCCGGACAGAGCCCCGGCGGCGTGCCTTCTTTCGGTCTCTCCACCGACGAGTTCCCGGCGCTTGGCGCCTCGCTGGCCAGCGGACGACGCCGACCTGGAAGGAGATAG